The DNA region TCCGGTGCCATGTCCCACGGGTCGGAGTGCCCGCCGATCTGTACGCAGACTCCGGGGCGATGTCCACCGAAGGCCATGTCGAGGACGGCTTCCTCGAAACCGTCCAGCGTGTCCTCCGCTCCGTCCTCGGCCAGGAACGCGCGGGTCTGTGGGCCCTCTTCCCAGTCACTGTCGAGGGTCAGCCCGGGCATGGGATACAGGGTGCGTGGTTCGTAGACCCTGACCTGCTCGGCCTCACCGTTGAATTCATATGTCGCGGAGCGTTCCGTGGTGCGTGCTCCGGCAGGGATGTGGAGCACCACGGACGAGTCCGGCGGGTACTCGATCTCTGTGAACAACAACAGGTGCCCATCGGCGGGCAGTTCGATGTCCAGGACGTCGTGAGGCAGGGCCGCGCAGTCGACGCTCAGCACGAGCGGATTTCTCGGTTCGGGCCAGTCCACCCCGTCCGGCAGTGCGGGGAGCCCGCCCGTTCGTGCGGCGGGGCGGGCGTTTCCCCGCCGGGACGCAGGCACTTCCTCGTGCGGCACCAGATACAGGCACGGCCGCGTCCGGGCCATCAACTCCTGTGCGACGGGGCCGGGAACGCCGTACTCGGCGGCCGTCCTGAGAAGGAGCTGTTCCTCGATCGATGTCATGGCCGCGATCGTGCCATGGGCCACTGACAGGTCGTCGATCGTCGAATTGCCGCGGCTGAAGGTCCTCAGTGGTGGTTCTTCCGGACCACGTTGATGACGGGAGCCCATACGTGCGGCTCCGAGCCGTCGAAGTAGGTTGCTTGTGAGTTGAGGACGTGTCGGCCTGGTGCGAGGTCTGTCAGCCATGCCACCCACCCGCAGGCGGTGAAGGTCGCGGGCTGTGCGGGTACGTTCAGGAAGTTGTCCGGCCTCAGCTGAACCGCCTGCTGCGGTGCGCAGATTGCGAAGCGTCGCTTTTGGAGATCGATGGGCCTGCCGCCGTCGACGGTGAGCCGCACCGACTCGGTGTTGGTCCGGAGGTCCGTCCAGGCGCATTTGCGTTGGGCGGCTTCGCCGACCGCGTAGTACGGGGGCTCCTCGACGTCGTCGCAGACAGTCATGAGTCCGAGGACGAACACCGCCGTTCCTTCTTTCACGGTGCAGTTCTGCGGGGGTCCGTTTCCAATGGCCAGGAGAACCTTGCCGGTTCGTCCGAGCTTCACGCACCGTTCGCCGTTTTCGAACCATGGATTCTCCGCCGCCGGCAGGGTGAACGTCCGATGCCAGCCCTCTCCCATGGCATCTCGCCCGGTCAGTCCGTCCAACTTCTTGCGCGGCTCGACGATGCGGCCTTCACCGCCGTGGTCACCGTGACCGGAAGCGGTGGGCATGGCCCCCGCTTGAAGCGCGGCGACCAACGTCATGATCAATAAAACTGACCACCTGGCACGGCGCGGACGTGGCATGGCGCCCTCCCCCAAGCAGAAATGGTGTGGGCCGTTCCCATGCCCGAACACCCTAGGGGCGTACTGAAGGGTATGACCCGTGGCCGCGAAGACGGCGAGCCGAGGAGGCCGCAGAGGCAGGTTGCACGGTAGGCGGGACGGCCGTCGGTCCCCTTACGGCACCCTCTGGATCAGCGGAGTGCAAAATTTACCCTGCGCAATGATTGCATTGTGCTTCTCATCCGTACCCCCTGAGGACCGAGCCGTTCACCCAGGAGGCACCATGCGCGTAACGCAACGCACGGCAGGAACCGTATTCGTGATCGGCGGGCTGGCCGTGACGCTCACCGCGCTCGCCTACCCCGCCCTCGTCGGGATCGAGAAGACGGCGACCAACCAGGAGCGGATCATCGCCAACACCCGGTACGGGCCGGTGACGGAGGCCGACCGGGACTTCGTCATCAAGGTTCGGGCGGCGGGGTTGTGGGAGCACCCGCTGGGGCTGATGGCCATGGAGCGGGGGACGACCCCGGAGATGAAGGAGGCCGGCGAGCATCTGGTCGCGGGGCACTCCGGGCTCGACGAGCTGTGCCGGAAGATCGCTCCCGAGTTGGGCATCACCCTGCCCAACCAGGCCAGCCCGCAACAGCAGCAGTTCGTGGCGACCGTGGACGGGAACACCGGCAAGCAGTTCGACACGACCGCGGTGAACATCATGCGGGTGACGCACGGGCAGATCTTCCCGACCATCGCCAAGATCCGGGCCAGTACCCAGAACACCATGATCCGGCAGCTGGCCGACCTGGCCAACGACACCGTCCTCGACCACATCACCGTGTTGGAGAAGACCGACCTCGTCAACTACGACCAGGTCAACTTCCAGCAGACCACCCCGCCGAAGCTCCCCAAGGACGAGATGACGCCGCCGGCGCCGCAGCCGGGCTCGCCCGTTCTCGTCCTCAACGAGCCTCCGGGGCTGGATGTGAACACGAGTTCCCCGACGCCGGCTCCCAGCCCGAGCGCCGGTTGAACCGGGCCGGAGGGAAAGAAGGTTTCAGGCCTCGTGTGTGGCCGGCACGTCCACCCAGCCCAGGGGGTACGGCTCGGCGTCGTCCAGTGCCGGGGCCAGGGGCTCTCCGCCCGCCTCGTTGAACGCCGTCAGCGCGTCGACCAGTGCCTCGCGCTGTTTCGGGGTGAGCCGTTCGACGATCGCGGAGATCTCGGCGCGCCGACGGGCGGTCACGTTCGCGACGGTGCGCCGCCCCTCCTCCGTGAGCTGCAGCAGGGTCTCTCGGCGGTTGGTGGGGTTGGTCTGGCGGTCGGCCAGCCCGGCGGCGATGAGCCGGTCGATCATGCGCATGGCGGTGGACGGCGCGACCTGGAGGAGATCGGCGAGCGTGACCAGTTTGGTGGCGCCGCGTGTGGCGAGCACCACCAGCATCCGGACCTGCGGCAGCGTCACGCGCTCCTCGACCTCGGCGAGCGAACGCGCCGAGACCGCGACGAGAAGGCGGGAGGCGGTCATCACCGCATGGGTCACCGCGTCGACATCGTCCTTGGCCCCGGCGGGGGTCTCGTGCTCCGGCATGTGTCCTTTCTATCCCGCCGAGGTACCCGACCACTCACCTGATCCGCACAGATTTTCCTTCTCCATGACCTGCGTACGGGGAAGACGGCCCGCCGGTCAGGCCGTGCCCGGGTAGAGGTCAACGGCCCGGGGCCGGGCCCGTACTCCTCCGGACGATCAGTTCGACCGGTACGACGCGGCCGACGGCCGGCTCGGGCGGGCCGTCCAGCTGGGACAGGAGCAGGCGCAGGGAACGGGTGCCGATCTCGGGGAAGTCGGTGCGGACCGTGGTCAGCGGGGGCAGCAGGTGCGCGGCCTCGGGGATGTCGTCGTAGCCGACGACGCTGACGTCGTCGGGGACGTGGCGGCCCGCCTCGTACAGGGCCCGCAGCAGGCCCAGGGCCATCTGGTCGTTGGAGGCGAAGATCGCGGTGACGTCGGGCCGGCCGGCCAGTTGGCGGCCAAGTTCGTAGCCCGAGTCTGCACTCCAGTCGCCGATGAGAGGTTCGGGGATCTCGGCCCCGGCCGCCTCCAGCGTGGCCCTCCAGGCCTCCACCCTTCGGTCCGCCGACAGCCAGCCCGTGGGGCCCGCGATGTGCCAGACCGTCGCGTGGCCCAGCGCCAGCAGATGTTCCGTGGCCTTGCGCGCGCCCGCGCGGTTGTCCGCCGTGACGAAGGACGCGTCCTTGCCCAGGTCGTTCTCCAGCACCATCAGCGGGGTGTCCAACTGCGCCTCCGCCAGCGCCCTGCCCACCCAGCGCTGCGGGGCGATGGCGATCACACCGTCCGCGCCCTCGGCCGACAGCGTGTCCACGGCCCGTACGACGGTGGCCCGGTCCGCCGTGTCCAGCGCGATGGAACTCACCAGGTAACCGGCTTCCTGGGCCGCCGTGTTGATCGCGGTCAGGATCGAGGCCGGGCCGAACCGCGCCGCGTCGAAGGAGATCACGCCCAGCATGCGCGTTCTTCCGCTGGCCAGAGAGCGGGCGCTGCGGCTCGGGCGGTAGCCGAGCGTGCGCATGGCCGTCAGGACCGACTCACGGGTCTCGGGGCGGACGGACGGGTTGTCGTTCAGCACGCGGGACACGGTCTGCTTGGAGACACCGGCCAGGCGCGCCACGTCGTCCATCACCGGCCGCGCTCCCGCGAAGTTGCGGCGGCTGCGGCCCTTGGGGAGGTCCTTGGGAGGGCCTTGGGGCGGCGCGCCGTCACCGGCACTTCGGGTCATGACGGGTGATGTCCTTCGGGTTCGTGCCGGCGGTCGTGCCCCGCCCGGCTGGCCCACAGGATAGGCCGCCCGGCGGGAGAGGGGCCCCGGGGGCTCAGCCCGCCCTCGTCACCCATGTGCGGGCCGTCACCCACTCGACGCGCCCGATGCTCGCCGCCACCGCTCTCCCGTCTCCGTTCGTCCGTCCGGCCACCGCTCCTCCCACGTCCCCACCCGTGTCCGCCGCCACCGCTCCCCCGGTGTCGCCCGCCTCCGCCGCCACGTACACCCGGGCGTCCGGGTGGCGAGGCAGCACCCGCAGCCGCAGGCCCTCCTCCCTGAGGGCCTCCGCGGGGAGCCGGTCCAGGGCGATGTCCCAGACCCGCCCCGAGGCGAACTGGTCCGCCACGAGCGTGTCCCCCACGTACGCCCGCGCCACGTCCCCGCTCCAGTGGACGCGCAGGAGGGTGCCCTCGCGCGGAAGGCCGTCCGGCACGGCGATTTCGTACTCGGCGGCCGCCGGGGTGTCGAAGTGCTTGTCCGCCGGGGCGCTCGCCCGGCCCAGCACACCCGTCACCGGCTCGGGCGCCGGTGCCGCCGAAGCCCGAATCAGCGTGGCCGACGCCTCCGCGACAGCCTGGCCGCCGCCACCCTGCACCGTGTAGCGCGTGAGCACCCCGTCCGCCGCCTCCCGAACGACCGCCCCGGTCACCCCGGCTGCCGCTGGCCCCGCCCACGTCACCACCGGCGCCCGCTCCGGCGCCGGCAGCACCGCGAACGACACCTCCCCGGCCCGTCGACCGTGCACCCGCACCTCGCCCTGTCCACCCCGACCGTCCCCCGCGTGCTCGTCGAAGACGACACCGTCGGCGCAGAGCACCAGCCGCTCGGTTCCCCACGCGACACCCCGGTAGGCGGTGCGGGCCGTCGCCGCGTCCAGGACCAGCAGGCCGACCTGGTTGCCGTCCGTCGTGATGACCTCGACGAGTGCGTCGGTGCCGGGCCGCAGCCCGGTGACCAGGACGCGCCCGCCGACGGAGGAGACCTGCCGCGTCGGAGCGTAGACCGACTTCAACGTGCTGGTGTCCAGGGCGAGTTCGGGGGCGATCCCGTCGACGGCGGCCAGCACCAGGACCGTACGACCGTCCGCGTCGACCGTGCAGACGGGCTGGGCGGTGGCCCAGTCGAGCCGCAGTCCGGCCACGTCGAGCCGTAACGGCCAGCAGAAGTAGGCCCCCTGAGGAACCGTCACCGGTGTGCTGGGAAACGTCAGTTCGCCGGCGTCCGGGAATTCGACCGTGAACGACGTGTCCGGATGGTCCGGCAGCGGCTCGTGCGGCTGATGGTTGTTGACGAAGAGGAACCCGGACCGCCCGTCCGCGCGGACCGCCCACCTGAGTGTCTCCCGGTCGTACTGTCCGGCCGGCTGCCGCTCGGGAAGCACGGACTCCATGGGCGCGATCAGATGACCGAAGTCGGCCAGCATCAGGTGGTGGAGCCGCAGTTCGTCGTACGTGGGCCGGTACTGGCCGTACTCGCCGAGCGGTGCCTGGAAGTCGTACGTCAGGACGGGGAGGTCGTTCGGATATCCGGTGGCGTGGGACTCCTGAAGAGTCGTCGACTCGCCCTGCGGGTTGGTGCCGCCGTGGAACATGTAGTAGCCCTGCCACACCGAACCGCAGCCGATCTTGGTGAGGCCGAGGGCGCCGATGTCGGCGGCGTCGACGCGCGGGCGGCGGTGATAGGCGACCGCCATGCCGCCGCCCAACTCGCAGGTGGCCCAGGGGAATCGGTCCTCCAGGGCCGTCGGGTCGCTGCCGCGAACCGTCGTCGGGCGCAGATCGGCGCCGATGCCCTCGTCGTCGCGCTGGTGGGTGAAGAAGAAGTGCTTGCGGCAGGTGTCGGGCCAGCCGCCGTCCGCCTCCGTCCAGAAGGTCTCGGGGTAGCCGCCGTAGAGCGGAAGCAGTTCGTCGGGCGGGAGCTGGACGCCGCCCCACGCCGTCGACGTCCAGAGCGGGGCGCTCAGTCCGGCCTCCTGTGCCATGCGCTTCAGCGTCAGCAGATGGCCCGGCCGGTCGTAGAGCTCGTTCTCGATCTGGATCGCGACGATCGGGCCGCCGTGCGCACGGTCGAGCCCGCGCAGCTGCCCGGCGATCGCCTCGAACCAGGTGCGTACGGGTGCCAGATAGGCCGGATCGTCCGTGCGCGGGGTGCAGGCGCGGGCGAGCAGCCAGTCGGGGAGGCCGCCGTTGCGCACCTCCGCGTGGGACCAGGGACCGATACGCGGGATGAAGTCCAGGCCGTGGCGGCCACAGAGTTCGGCGAAACGCCGCAGGTCCCTGTCGCCGTCGAAGCGGATGCGGCCCTCGGCCTCCTCGTGGTGGATCCAGATGACGTAGCTGGCGACGGCGGTCACCCCGCCCGCCTTCATCTTCAGGAGTTCCTCCTCCCAGTCCCGGGCCGGGTAGCGGGTGTAGTGGAACTCGCCGGAGACCGGGAACCAGGGACGGCCGCCGCGTGTGAGGTACCGGCTGGTGACCTCGATCGGGTCGGGGACGC from Streptomyces sp. NBC_00258 includes:
- a CDS encoding DUF1963 domain-containing protein; its protein translation is MTSIEEQLLLRTAAEYGVPGPVAQELMARTRPCLYLVPHEEVPASRRGNARPAARTGGLPALPDGVDWPEPRNPLVLSVDCAALPHDVLDIELPADGHLLLFTEIEYPPDSSVVLHIPAGARTTERSATYEFNGEAEQVRVYEPRTLYPMPGLTLDSDWEEGPQTRAFLAEDGAEDTLDGFEEAVLDMAFGGHRPGVCVQIGGHSDPWDMAPDEGDLVLFAQMAGQAIDYNVFTMNLIVGTREDIAARRYSSLQYDQQC
- a CDS encoding DUF4142 domain-containing protein, giving the protein MRVTQRTAGTVFVIGGLAVTLTALAYPALVGIEKTATNQERIIANTRYGPVTEADRDFVIKVRAAGLWEHPLGLMAMERGTTPEMKEAGEHLVAGHSGLDELCRKIAPELGITLPNQASPQQQQFVATVDGNTGKQFDTTAVNIMRVTHGQIFPTIAKIRASTQNTMIRQLADLANDTVLDHITVLEKTDLVNYDQVNFQQTTPPKLPKDEMTPPAPQPGSPVLVLNEPPGLDVNTSSPTPAPSPSAG
- a CDS encoding MarR family winged helix-turn-helix transcriptional regulator, giving the protein MPEHETPAGAKDDVDAVTHAVMTASRLLVAVSARSLAEVEERVTLPQVRMLVVLATRGATKLVTLADLLQVAPSTAMRMIDRLIAAGLADRQTNPTNRRETLLQLTEEGRRTVANVTARRRAEISAIVERLTPKQREALVDALTAFNEAGGEPLAPALDDAEPYPLGWVDVPATHEA
- a CDS encoding LacI family DNA-binding transcriptional regulator, coding for MTRSAGDGAPPQGPPKDLPKGRSRRNFAGARPVMDDVARLAGVSKQTVSRVLNDNPSVRPETRESVLTAMRTLGYRPSRSARSLASGRTRMLGVISFDAARFGPASILTAINTAAQEAGYLVSSIALDTADRATVVRAVDTLSAEGADGVIAIAPQRWVGRALAEAQLDTPLMVLENDLGKDASFVTADNRAGARKATEHLLALGHATVWHIAGPTGWLSADRRVEAWRATLEAAGAEIPEPLIGDWSADSGYELGRQLAGRPDVTAIFASNDQMALGLLRALYEAGRHVPDDVSVVGYDDIPEAAHLLPPLTTVRTDFPEIGTRSLRLLLSQLDGPPEPAVGRVVPVELIVRRSTGPAPGR
- a CDS encoding beta-galactosidase, translating into MPHHLRVPAPTGTPLTGHLPFGDAPGVPDPIEVTSRYLTRGGRPWFPVSGEFHYTRYPARDWEEELLKMKAGGVTAVASYVIWIHHEEAEGRIRFDGDRDLRRFAELCGRHGLDFIPRIGPWSHAEVRNGGLPDWLLARACTPRTDDPAYLAPVRTWFEAIAGQLRGLDRAHGGPIVAIQIENELYDRPGHLLTLKRMAQEAGLSAPLWTSTAWGGVQLPPDELLPLYGGYPETFWTEADGGWPDTCRKHFFFTHQRDDEGIGADLRPTTVRGSDPTALEDRFPWATCELGGGMAVAYHRRPRVDAADIGALGLTKIGCGSVWQGYYMFHGGTNPQGESTTLQESHATGYPNDLPVLTYDFQAPLGEYGQYRPTYDELRLHHLMLADFGHLIAPMESVLPERQPAGQYDRETLRWAVRADGRSGFLFVNNHQPHEPLPDHPDTSFTVEFPDAGELTFPSTPVTVPQGAYFCWPLRLDVAGLRLDWATAQPVCTVDADGRTVLVLAAVDGIAPELALDTSTLKSVYAPTRQVSSVGGRVLVTGLRPGTDALVEVITTDGNQVGLLVLDAATARTAYRGVAWGTERLVLCADGVVFDEHAGDGRGGQGEVRVHGRRAGEVSFAVLPAPERAPVVTWAGPAAAGVTGAVVREAADGVLTRYTVQGGGGQAVAEASATLIRASAAPAPEPVTGVLGRASAPADKHFDTPAAAEYEIAVPDGLPREGTLLRVHWSGDVARAYVGDTLVADQFASGRVWDIALDRLPAEALREEGLRLRVLPRHPDARVYVAAEAGDTGGAVAADTGGDVGGAVAGRTNGDGRAVAASIGRVEWVTARTWVTRAG